The following coding sequences are from one Nilaparvata lugens isolate BPH chromosome 4, ASM1435652v1, whole genome shotgun sequence window:
- the LOC120351050 gene encoding craniofacial development protein 2-like — protein MSAGMDLSDGKEVELVEEMKKYKIKALGLSETRRKGVGQKDLDGGYVMRYSGIPEGRRASGGVAIVMDGDTNTRVKSWEAVSPRIIRVDLDLEEKISIIQVYGPTEDASVAEKDEFWLQLDRVTIEAEETRKLVVMGDFNGRVGSDQQDGHGSMGKYGCETIRNNNGQRLIEYSAQHNLLIGNTWFIHKRIHKITFVGEGRESESMIDYILYQGDLRYAFKDVKVIRGAELDTDHRLLVADTGFAERKVERQRAYTRISMKN, from the exons ATGTCTGCAGGTATGGACCTTTCGGATg GAAAAGAGGTTGAGTTGgtagaggagatgaagaagtaTAAGATAAAGGCACTTGGCTTGAGTGAAACAAGAAGGAAGGGAGTGGGACAGAAGGACTTGGATGGAGGGTATGTTATGCGATACTCAGGAATACCAGAGGGAAGAAGAGCTAGTGGTGGAGTGGCTATAGTCATGGATGGAGACACCAACACAAGAGTTAAAAGCTGGGAGGCTGTAAGCCCTAGAATTATCAGAGTGGATCTTGACCTAGAAGAGAAAATAAGCATCATTCAAGTGTATGGCCCAACGGAAGATGCTAGTGTGGCTGAAAAGGATGAGTTTTGGCTACAACTAGATAGAGTGACCATAGAGGCTGAAGAAACAAGAAAACTTGTGGTGATGGGAGATTTCAATGGGAGAGTTGGATCTGATCAACAGGACGGGCACGGAAGTATGGGAAAATATGGATGTGAAACAATAAGAAATAACAATGGACAAAGACTAATTGAATACTCAGCACAGCACAATCTTCTCATTGGAAACACTTGGTTCATACACAAAAGAATTCATAAGATCACATTTGTGGGAGAAGGTAGGGAATCTGAGAGTATGATTGACTATATTCTGTACCAGGGTGACCTCAGGTATGCTTTCAAAGATGTCAAAGTCATCAGAGGAGCTGAACTAGACACTGACCATAGGTTACTAGTGGCAGATACTGGATTTGCAGAGAGGAAGGTCGAGCGACAGCGAGCATACACAAGAATAAGCATGAAGAACTAA